In a genomic window of Struthio camelus isolate bStrCam1 chromosome 20, bStrCam1.hap1, whole genome shotgun sequence:
- the MYMK gene encoding protein myomaker produces the protein MGSLVAKLLLPTLSSLVFLPTASVAAKRRFHMEAMVYFFTMFFVAIYHACDGPGLSVLCFMRYDILEYFSIYGTALSMWVSLMALAEFDEPKRSTFIMFGVLTIAVRIYHDRWGYGVYSGPIGTAVLVITVKWLQKMKEKKGLYPDKSVYTQQIGPGFCFGALALMLRFFFEEWDYTYVHSFYHCALAMSFVLLLPKENKKAGSAGSPARLDCSTLCCCV, from the exons ATGGGGTCGCTCGTGGCCAAGCTCCTTCTCCCCACCCTCAGCAGCCTGGTCTTCCTCCCCACCGCCAGCGTCGCGGCCAAGCGGCGCTTCCACATGGAAGCCATGGTTTACTTCTTCACCATGTTCTTCGTGGCG ATTTACCACGCGTGCGATGGCCCTGGTTTATCAGTGCTGTGTTTCATGCGCTACGACATCCTGGAGTATTTCAGCATCTACGGGACAGCCCTGTCCATGTGGGTGTCGCTGATGG CGCTGGCAGAGTTCGATGAGCCGAAGAGATCCACCTTCATCATGTTTGGTGTGCTCACCATAGCAGTGAGGATCTACCACGACCGCTGGGGCTACGGAGTCTACTCAGGACCCATCGGGACAGCCGTCCTCGTGATAACCGTGAAATGG ctccaaaagatgaaagagaagaaaggtcTATATCCAGACAAGAGTGTCTACACCCAACAGATCGGTCCTGGCTTCTGTTTTGGGGCATTAGCACTGATGCTGAGGTTCTTTTTTGAG GAGTGGGATTACACCTACGTGCACAGCTTCTACCACTGCGCCTTGGCCATGTCcttcgtcctgctgctgcccaaggAGAACAAGAAGGCCGGgagcgccgggagccccgcgcgGCTCGACTGCTCCACGCTCTGCTGCTGCGTCTGA